From Megalobrama amblycephala isolate DHTTF-2021 linkage group LG8, ASM1881202v1, whole genome shotgun sequence, the proteins below share one genomic window:
- the ackr3b gene encoding atypical chemokine receptor 3b, with amino-acid sequence MSVNVNDFNDILDALGDLNFSTLDDNVSHVEVCHSAFSQRALLYGLSVLYIFLFIIGLAANALVVWVNVRAEGKRYETHLYILNLAIADLCVVATLPVYISSLLQLGHWPFGDAMCKITHLIFSVNLFSSIFFLTCMSVDRYLSVKLFGDGPSQRKRRTRQLICVGVWLLALFAALPETYFLQAEKSSHSDSIVCKSVYPADSTKEWTVGIQLSFFMLGFAIPFPIIAVFYILLAGTIQPSADQERRVSRRLIFTYIVVFLVCWLPYHGALLLDTLAFLNVLPFNCTLENALYAALHLTQWFSLLHCCVNPIIYNFINKNYRYDLMKAFIFKYSTKTGLARLIDASHVSETEYSAVENQGPL; translated from the coding sequence ATGAGTGTGAACGTGAATGACTTCAATGACATTTTGGATGCACTGGGTGATCTGAACTTCTCAACTCTTGACGATAACGTCTCCCATGTGGAAGTGTGTCACAGCGCCTTTAGCCAGAGGGCGTTGCTCTACGGCCTCTCTGTGCTCTACATCTTCCTCTTCATCATCGGCCTCGCCGCCAACGCTCTGGTGGTGTGGGTGAACGTGCGAGCCGAGGGGAAACGTTACGAGACTCACCTGTACATCCTCAACCTAGCCATCGCTGACCTCTGCGTAGTGGCCACTCTTCCGGTCTACATTAGCTCTCTGCTTCAACTCGGCCACTGGCCTTTTGGGGATGCCATGTGCAAAATTACACACCTGATCTTCAGTGTCAACCTCTTCAGCAGTATCTTCTTCCTCACGTGCATGAGTGTGGACCGCTACCTGTCCGTGAAACTTTTTGGAGACGGTCCCAGTCAGAGGAAGAGAAGGACCAGGCAGCTAATCTGTGTGGGCGTTTGGCTGCTGGCACTCTTTGCCGCCCTCCCTGAAACATACTTCCTTCAGGCTGAGAAGTCCAGCCATTCAGACAGCATCGTATGCAAGTCCGTGTATCCCGCGGACAGCACTAAGGAGTGGACAGTTGGCATCCAATTGAGTTTCTTCATGCTCGGCTTTGCCATTCCCTTCCCTATCATTGCCGTGTTCTACATCCTCCTGGCCGGTACCATCCAACCCTCGGCTGACCAGGAGCGTCGCGTCAGCCGTCGGCTCATCTTCACCTACATTGTGGTCTTTCTAGTGTGTTGGCTGCCCTACCATGGAGCTCTACTGCTTGACACGCTAGCCTTTCTCAACGTGCTCCCCTTCAACTGCACTCTGGAGAACGCTCTCTATGCGGCGCTGCATCTCACTCAGTGGTTCTCCCTCCTTCACTGCTGCGTGAACCCCATCATCTACAACTTCATCAACAAGAACTACCGCTACGACCTCATGAAGGCCTTCATCTTCAAGTACTCTACCAAAACTGGCCTCGCTAGGCTTATCGATGCCTCACATGTGTCTGAGACAGAATACTCTGCTGTGGAGAACCAGGGACCGTTATGA